Proteins encoded in a region of the Vicia villosa cultivar HV-30 ecotype Madison, WI linkage group LG5, Vvil1.0, whole genome shotgun sequence genome:
- the LOC131607484 gene encoding GTP-binding protein At2g22870, producing the protein MTMVLRRGATMTLTFLFQTPPPSLYLSHTSLSIPTTTVTPSRLSLRHSSIPASKTLTPSLPPPEKPLLFIPPGVEPTEINDSMILPFSNIVVGPYAGDSRIKDVQFVKSSPRAKDCPKDTRPEFAILGRSNVGKSSLINSLVRKKELALTSKKPGKTQLINHFLVNKSWYLVDLPGYGFAKASESAKTDWSSFTKGYFLNRNTLVSVLLLIDASVPPQRIDFDCANWLGRNNIPITFVFTKCDKMKAAKGKRPDENIKEFQEIIKQNYKQHPPWIMTSGVTGLGRDELLLHVSQLRNYWDQ; encoded by the exons ATGACAATGGTGCTAAGAAGAGGAGCGACGATGACCCTCACCTTCCTATTCCAAACTCCTCCTCCTTCTCTTTATCTCTCCCACACTTCTCTCTCCATTCCCACAACAACCGTCACCCCTTCTCGTCTCTCTCTCCGACACTCTTCAATTCCCGCTTCCAAAACCCTAACCCCCTCTCTCCCCCCTCCCGAGAAACCCCTCTTATTCATCCCACCAGGAGTCGAACCCACCGAAATCAACGACTCCATGATTCTCCCCTTCTCCAACATCGTCGTCGGACCCTACGCCGGCGATTCTCGAATCAAGGATGTCCAATTCGTTAAGAGTAGTCCCCGCGCCAAAGATTGCCCTAAAGATACCCGACCGGAGTTCGCTATTCTCGGTCGTTCTAATGTTGGTAAATCTTCTCTCATCAATTCTCTTGTTCGTAAGAAAGAACTTGCTCTCACCTCTAAGAAACCAG GGAAGACACAGCTTATTAATCACTTCTTGGTCAACAAAAGCTGGTACCTTGTGGATTTACCTGGTTATGG CTTTGCTAAAGCATCTGAATCGGCTAAAACAGACTGGTCCTCGTTTACAAAAGGTTACTTTTTAAACAGAAATACTCTAGTGTCTGTCTTGCTTCTCATCGATGCAAGTGTTCCGCCTCAAAGGATTGACTTCGATTGTGCGAATTGGCTTGGACGCAACAAT ATACCAATTACCTTTGTTTTCACAAAATGTGATAAAATGAAGGCGGCGAAGGGAAAGCGGCCTGATGAAAACATAAAAGAATTTCAAGAGATAATTAAACAAAACTACAAACAACATCCCCCGTGGATTATGACCAGCGGCGTCACTGGATTAGGCAGAGATGAGCTTCTCTTGCATGTATCTCAGCTAAGAAACTACTGGGATCAATAA
- the LOC131602685 gene encoding probable ubiquitin-conjugating enzyme E2 24 → MDAMSSDSEWETSSDSSSSEDQEENDFQYGGQAQSILSNLEESIGKIDDFLSFERAFVHGDVVCSLSYQTGQMGRVTNVDVFADLENVKGKVFKNVNSKKLSKIRSISEGDYVIKGPWLGRVQRVVDKVTVLFDDGAKSDIIALEREKLLPLTCKFSEDLQCPYYPGQRVKVKSSDGSKSAGWLCGTWRNIQDEGTVCAVDTGLVHVNWMASVLSSSNLNVNAPPCWQDSRNLTVLPCFSDTNWQLGDWCVLSVADKEEQIIMKHSMTRACKSEGKNLNSHIEELFIIGKIKTKVDILWQNGEQSLGLDPESLLPVNVINTHEFWPHQFVLEKGTSYDPLQPNSQRWGVVQCVDAKEHTVKVKWNNVSISKPNDLDGDEMEETVSAYELVEHPDYSCFFGDIMFKAAQKQFKEISVDDMNMEASLRNGNQMSYQDDFPDDCYLSCVGTVTGFRDSNVEVKLATGFTTKVAPYEIFRIDKHEGSTVTPAPQEMIERGSLPFDKKGKDLINCDSKNENCEKNLEECSPFFLPQAASEIFSSIKSSIFQTLGGTSVTGAFSSVPTFEKDHESDFSDEKESETCNLCIEPHPTTELKSTEDTTSYPEVIRINDKNEFPVSLDNNSSNQFKQFDVIESCSEDHQFFDEGKGSPMLQIKRSWVKKVQQEWSILEKNLPDSIYVRAYEERMDLMRAAIVGASGTPYQDGLFFFDICFPPEYPNEPPMVHYNSGGLRLNPNLYESGKICLSLLNTWTGAGSEVWNPGTSTILQVLISLQALVLNEKPYFNEAGYDQQIGRAEGEKNSVSYNENAFLVTTKSMLYLLRKPPKHFEALVEEHFRQHSKHILSACKAYLEGASIGCGKTEQENQKGTSTGFKIMLAKLFPRLVEAFSYKDIESSQFS, encoded by the exons ATGGATGCTATGAGTAGTGATTCGGAATGGGAGACTTCGAGTGACAGCAGCAGCAGTGAGGATCAAGAAGAAAATGATTTTCAATACGGTGGTCAAGCTCAGAGCATATTATCAAATTTAGAGGAAAGCATTGGGAAGATTGATGATTTTCTTTCATTTGAGAGAGCTTTTGTTCATGGTGATGTGGTCTGCTCCTTGTCATATCAGACAGGACAGATGGGGAGGGTCACAAACGTTGATGTGTTTGCGGATTTGGAAAATGTGAAAGGAAAGGTATTCAAAAACGTAAACTCCAAGAAACTTTCGAAGATTCGCTCTATTTCGGAAGGTGATTATGTAATTAAGGGGCCATGGCTCGGTCGGGTCCAACGGGTCGTGGACAAAGTGACTGTATTGTTTGATGATGGAGCTAAATCTGATATCATTGCCTTGGAAAGAGAAAAACTTTTACCACTGACTTGTAAATTTTCGGAAGATTTGCAGTGTCCATACTATCCAGGACAGAGAGTAAAGGTTAAGTCCTCTGATGGTTCTAAATCAGCAGGATGGCTTTGTGGAACTTGGAGAAACATCCAAGATGAAGGAACTGTTTGCGCTGTGGATACAGGTTTGGTGCATGTTAACTGGATGGCTTCTGTTCTTTCGAGTAGCAATTTGAATGTGAATGCTCCACCATGCTGGCAAGACTCTAGAAACTTGACCGTGTTGCCATGTTTTTCGGACACGAACTGGCAACTTGGTGATTGGTGTGTGCTCTCGGTTGCAGACAAAGAGGAACAGATTATTATGAAGCATAGTATGACAAGAGCGTGTAAGAGTGAGGGAAAAAACCTTAACTCTCATATTGAGGAATTGTTTATAATTGGGAAGATAAAGACCAAAGTTGACATTTTGTGGCAAAATGGTGAGCAGAGTCTGGGATTAGATCCAGAGAGTTTACTCCCAGTGAATGTTATAAACACGCATGAATTTTGGCCTCATCAATTTGTGCTGGAAAAAGGTACTTCTTATGATCCTCTTCAGCCTAATAGTCAAAGATGGGGtgttgtccaatgtgttgatgcAAAGGAGCATACTGTAAAGGTAAAATGGAATAATGTTTCCATATCCAAACCTAATGATTTGGATGGAGACGAAATGGAGGAAACTGTGAGTGCCTACGAACTTGTAGAGCACCCAGACTACTCGTGTTTTTTTGGTGATATTATGTTCAAGGCGGCTCAAAAACAGTTTAAAGAAATTTCGGTAGATGACATGAATATGGAGGCTTCTCTTAGAAACGGGAACCAGATGAGTTATCAGGATGACTTCCCTGATGACTGTTACCTGTCCTGTGTTGGCACTGTTACTGGTTTCAGAGATAGTAATGTGGAGGTGAAATTGGCTACTGGTTTCACAACCAAG GTTGCACCGTATGAAATTTTTCGGATTGATAAACATGAAGGCTCAACTGTAACCCCTGCTCCTCAAGAGATGATTGAACGCGGAAGTCTACCCTTTGACAAGAAGGGAAAG GATTTGATAAATTGTGATAGTAAAAATGAGAATTGTGAAAAGAACCTTGAGGAGTGTAGTCCCTTTTTCCTTCCTCAAGCTGCCTCTGAAATCTTCTCAAGCATTAAATCCAGCATATTCCAAACACTAGGTGGAACTTCAGTTACAGGAGCATTTTCATCAGTGCCTACATTTGAAAAGGATCATGAATCTGATTTTTCTGATGAGAAAGAGTCAGAAACTTGTAACCTCTGCATTGAACCACATCCAACAACTGAGTTGAAATCTACTGAAGACACAACTTCATATCCAGAAGTTATTAGGATCAATGACAAGAATGAGTTTCCAGTTTCTTTAGACAACAACAGTTCAAACCAATTTAAGCAGTTTGATGTTATAGAAAGCTGCTCTGAGGACCACCAATTTTTTGATGAGGGGAAAGGATCACCAATGTTGCAG ATAAAAAGAAGCTGGGTAAAAAAGGTTCAGCAAGAATGGAGCATCCTTGAAAAAAATCTTCCTG ACTCTATTTATGTTCGGGCATATGAGGAAAGAATGGATCTCATGCGAGCAGCTATTGTTGGTGCATCTGGAACTCCGTATCAAGACGGATTGTTTTTCTTTGATATATGTTTCCCTCCGGAATATCCCAACGAACCACCT ATGGTGCACTACAACTCTGGCGGGCTCCGCTTAAATCCTAATTTGTACGAGTCAGGGAAAATCTGTCTGAGTCTCCTAAATACTTGGACAGGCGCAGGCAGTGAAGTGTGGAATCCTGGAACCTCTACTATTCTTCAAGTTCTTATCTCTCTGCAGGCTCTTGTCCTTAATGAGAAGCCTTATTTTAATGAAGCTGGATATGACCAACAAATAGGCAGAGCTGAGGGAGAGAAAAACTCTGTGAGCTATAATGAGAATGCTTTCCTTGTCACAACCAAATCTATGTTGTATCTATTAAGAAAGCCACCAAAG CATTTTGAAGCACTGGTGGAAGAGCACTTCAGACAGCATTCCAAACATATACTTTCCGCTTGTAAGGCATATCTTGAAGGAGCTTCCATTGGATGTGGAAAAACTGAACAAGAAAACCAGAAGGGGACTTCTACAGGATTTAAAATAATGCTTGCTAAGCTCTTCCCCAGGCTTGTAGAGGCATTTTCTTACAAGGACATCGAATCCAGTCAGTTTTCTTGA